In Tautonia rosea, one DNA window encodes the following:
- a CDS encoding fibronectin type III domain-containing protein — MELEPRIVLSSIPVLNSLVGAAATVYLDFDGHFQSQWGSYSNIDTPAYDTDGNTSSFTTSEIANITRIWEYVAEDYAPFNVNVTTVEPSTFINGRDLRVVIGGNGSWTGGTYGGVAYVNSFTSSTASVAYVFPKNLGNGNPKYTADASSHEAGHAFGLRHQSKYDSSGNLLETYSTGTDGGRTAPLMGNSYGATRSLWWNGTTSSASTFQDDMAVISRSANGFGYRADDHGNTAGSATPLTISGSTATASGIIGQMSDLDTFSFSTGAGTVSFTVSTPTPVNNLTPRIELRDAGGSTVIATAGPSSNFSATVSANLAAGSYRIVVASDGTYGSVGQYFVNGSIVASTNLINSPSNLTALVQSTSRINLSWTDNATNETGYRVERSTDGTNWTVLTSSLPAGSTSYSDTTTAAGTAYSYRVQAFNASVTSDYSNTASATTVTVAPSGLAASAVSSSRINLSWNDVAGETSYRIERSTNGTTWTLAGTTDAGVTTFSDTGRASNTTYLYRVQALNAGGASAFSSTASATTLDAPSLPNSPTGLTASATSNRVVLNWNDVEGETGYRIERSSNGGKGWSTVGQTSSDVTTYTDSSVSARKTYLYRVYAFNDAGESPASGTVSVTTPSATKGGGQGRGQGNGQSNGLGLNLVSSNGSSSSVIDDFLAFGCGCSLCQAASAATETTPAPDASPEPVRDAMPRTPLLFLADSPNLASLSPAQLPIATPGGGAIDLVDQIVETHSNRRHGLGVGLDRPWWALD, encoded by the coding sequence ATGGAGCTGGAACCGCGGATTGTGCTCTCGTCAATCCCGGTGCTGAACAGCCTGGTCGGAGCCGCCGCGACCGTTTACCTCGACTTCGACGGCCACTTCCAGTCGCAATGGGGGTCATACAGCAATATCGACACGCCCGCCTATGATACTGACGGCAACACGTCGTCGTTCACGACCTCCGAGATCGCCAACATCACCCGCATCTGGGAATACGTTGCGGAAGATTACGCGCCGTTCAACGTGAACGTTACGACGGTGGAACCCTCCACCTTCATCAACGGACGCGATTTGCGGGTGGTGATTGGAGGTAACGGGTCGTGGACGGGGGGGACGTATGGCGGGGTAGCCTACGTCAACAGCTTCACCAGCTCGACAGCGAGCGTGGCCTACGTCTTCCCGAAGAACCTGGGCAACGGCAACCCGAAATACACGGCCGACGCCTCCTCGCATGAGGCGGGGCACGCCTTCGGCCTGCGGCACCAGAGCAAGTACGACAGCAGCGGGAACCTCTTGGAGACGTACTCCACCGGGACCGACGGGGGCAGAACCGCCCCGCTAATGGGCAACAGCTATGGTGCTACCCGGAGCCTCTGGTGGAACGGAACCACCAGCTCCGCATCGACCTTCCAGGACGACATGGCCGTGATCTCCCGGTCGGCCAACGGCTTCGGCTACCGCGCCGACGACCACGGCAACACCGCAGGCTCAGCCACGCCGCTGACCATCTCCGGCTCGACCGCCACCGCCTCGGGCATTATCGGGCAGATGTCCGACCTCGACACCTTCTCCTTCAGCACCGGGGCCGGAACCGTCAGCTTCACCGTCAGCACGCCGACGCCGGTGAACAACCTCACCCCTCGCATCGAGCTGCGTGACGCGGGCGGTTCGACGGTGATCGCGACTGCCGGCCCTTCGTCGAACTTCAGCGCAACGGTCAGCGCGAATCTCGCGGCCGGTTCGTACCGGATCGTCGTGGCCAGCGATGGGACCTACGGCAGCGTCGGCCAGTACTTCGTCAACGGCTCGATTGTCGCCTCCACCAATCTCATCAACAGCCCCTCCAATCTCACGGCCTTGGTTCAGTCGACCAGCCGGATCAATCTCTCCTGGACCGACAACGCCACGAACGAAACCGGCTATCGGGTCGAGCGCAGCACTGACGGCACCAACTGGACCGTCCTCACCAGTTCCTTGCCCGCCGGTTCCACCTCCTACAGCGACACCACGACGGCCGCGGGTACGGCCTATTCCTACCGCGTCCAGGCCTTTAACGCTTCGGTAACCTCCGATTATTCCAACACCGCCTCGGCCACCACGGTCACCGTGGCTCCCTCGGGCCTGGCCGCCTCGGCCGTCTCGTCCAGCCGGATCAATCTGTCCTGGAATGACGTCGCTGGCGAGACAAGTTATCGCATCGAACGCAGTACCAACGGCACCACCTGGACCCTCGCCGGCACCACCGACGCCGGGGTCACCACCTTCAGCGACACCGGCCGGGCCTCCAACACCACCTACCTTTACCGCGTCCAGGCCCTCAACGCCGGCGGCGCGTCGGCCTTCAGCAGCACCGCCAGCGCCACGACCCTCGACGCCCCGTCGCTTCCCAACTCCCCGACCGGACTGACCGCCTCGGCCACCAGTAACCGGGTAGTCCTGAACTGGAACGATGTCGAAGGAGAGACCGGCTACCGAATCGAACGCTCCTCCAACGGCGGCAAGGGCTGGTCGACGGTCGGACAAACGAGTTCCGATGTCACCACCTACACCGACTCCAGCGTCAGCGCCCGCAAAACCTACCTCTACCGCGTCTATGCCTTCAACGACGCCGGTGAATCACCCGCCAGCGGAACCGTTTCCGTGACCACACCCTCCGCAACCAAGGGCGGCGGCCAGGGTCGAGGGCAAGGTAACGGTCAGAGCAACGGCCTCGGCCTGAACCTGGTCTCTTCTAACGGCTCGTCGAGCAGCGTGATCGACGACTTCCTCGCCTTCGGGTGCGGCTGCTCCCTCTGTCAAGCTGCCTCCGCGGCGACCGAGACGACACCGGCCCCCGACGCCTCGCCCGAGCCGGTTCGCGACGCCATGCCGCGCACTCCCTTGCTGTTCCTGGCCGATTCCCCGAACCTGGCAAGCCTCTCTCCCGCTCAATTGCCAATCGCCACCCCCGGCGGCGGCGCCATTGACCTGGTCGACCAGATCGTCGAAACCCATTCCAACCGCCGCCACGGGCTCGGCGTCGGGCTTGATCGTCCCTGGTGGGCCCTCGACTGA
- a CDS encoding FHA domain-containing protein: MQRFWESCGARGPMEVRIEGGADAGDVHRIIPGPFAVIGRDPKADLVLEDEAVSRRHAFVQVIAGRVFWMDLGSRTGIETGGIVAPMGWLDEGGTIGIGPFRVSIVVKGLLADPSGDRPSPLADRGSEGWPDASFEFPNHPGGAARWRMGRVLTLVGRGTDCRLRIGDDGISHFHCALLRTPKGPWVVDLLSRTGIRLEGARVRCAPLEPGANLHVGRYRMIVRPVDLAWQRSDSGEALAADVSPLPREQLPEVAPRWRPPATREERQRVETPAVLGPSGDLDAYIGRLEQMQQQMFDQFHQMMMAMFQAFGSMQRDQMTQVREELDRIKDLGQELRSLQETVKEAAPEAPRTPSASASSGKEPRETATERPASAPWQPRDRTDREVHDLICQRIAQIEGERQGRWKRVMDLVTGNSGG, translated from the coding sequence ATGCAGCGGTTCTGGGAGTCCTGTGGCGCGCGGGGGCCGATGGAGGTCCGAATTGAGGGGGGGGCCGACGCGGGGGACGTGCATCGGATCATTCCGGGGCCGTTCGCGGTGATTGGGAGAGATCCGAAGGCAGATCTGGTGCTCGAGGACGAGGCGGTGAGCCGTCGTCATGCGTTTGTGCAGGTGATTGCGGGGCGAGTGTTCTGGATGGACCTGGGGAGCAGAACCGGTATTGAGACCGGAGGAATCGTCGCGCCGATGGGGTGGCTCGATGAAGGGGGGACGATCGGGATCGGGCCGTTTCGGGTGTCGATCGTGGTCAAGGGGTTGTTGGCCGATCCTTCAGGAGATCGGCCGAGCCCGCTGGCAGATCGAGGGTCGGAGGGTTGGCCTGACGCGAGCTTCGAGTTCCCGAACCATCCCGGGGGCGCAGCCCGTTGGAGGATGGGGCGTGTCTTGACCCTGGTGGGCCGGGGAACCGACTGCCGGCTCCGGATTGGCGATGACGGGATCTCGCACTTTCACTGCGCTCTGTTGCGGACGCCCAAGGGCCCGTGGGTCGTCGACCTGTTGAGCCGGACGGGGATCCGACTGGAAGGGGCTCGGGTGCGTTGTGCCCCGTTGGAGCCGGGGGCGAACCTCCACGTGGGACGGTATCGGATGATCGTACGGCCGGTCGATCTGGCCTGGCAGCGATCGGACAGTGGCGAGGCTCTGGCGGCGGACGTCTCCCCCCTGCCCCGCGAACAGCTTCCGGAAGTCGCTCCGCGCTGGAGGCCGCCCGCAACGAGGGAGGAGCGTCAGCGGGTCGAAACACCGGCGGTGTTGGGTCCGTCGGGGGATCTTGATGCGTACATCGGGCGGCTCGAACAGATGCAACAGCAGATGTTCGACCAGTTCCATCAGATGATGATGGCGATGTTTCAGGCGTTCGGCAGCATGCAACGCGATCAGATGACCCAGGTCCGCGAAGAACTGGACCGCATCAAGGACCTGGGCCAGGAGCTCCGATCGCTTCAGGAAACCGTCAAGGAAGCAGCTCCCGAGGCCCCGAGAACTCCCTCTGCTTCTGCCTCCTCAGGCAAGGAGCCGCGGGAGACAGCGACCGAACGACCCGCTTCTGCTCCCTGGCAGCCAAGGGACCGCACCGATCGCGAAGTCCACGATCTGATCTGTCAGCGGATCGCTCAGATTGAGGGGGAACGTCAAGGGCGCTGGAAACGGGTGATGGACCTGGTGACGGGGAACTCGGGCGGCTGA
- a CDS encoding tetratricopeptide repeat protein → MIRRPNLKFLVAVAVPLLAASAGVYALHGAQIKRSAGLLLQQADLAEQEGDLDEALSYLNRYIGLRPDDAEAAAKAGLIRADQVDDGREALQAFLVLERALRLDPSRDDVRRKAVELAMRPDLARFNDAVVHLKVLLDKEPEDPELRFLMASALDGDRKDDEAEEAYQEALKVDPQRIETYVRLADLYRDRFDNEAAADRVMGITSTIEGLVANNPDDASAYLERGLYRARHEQEGVAEDFDRALELAPNDPEVLLASAGVALDRENPDEAKVLLERARTQAPEDVRVAQGLARLAMLDNDSEAAIASLQQGLDTISEDDTEARVQLLFSLAETLVDAGRFDEAREHFSDLRRNNIRPGLLDFLEGKAHIAEGNWREGISSLANARTSLIDQDELTYQIDLLLGNAYERIGNPDQRLASYRRAVATNPVAIPGLLGLASSQAALGRYQEAIAAYRPLVDQVPGIRTEIARLSLAEVLARPESARNWAAVDRTLTEAEADQPDSTELPLLRAQALLARNQTTAARDRLAQAVKQHPEDPALRSALASLIGRDGDRDAALEELDDLEAREGDTATTRIARISYWVAQGGDEARAALSELEQGIDSFEPDDQRRIINALIIARRQLGDLTEAERLLGDLGKLVPGEVALQLVGMELTLAEDTDEARKEVAAEIDTLLTKLPPEDLPILARLFDLALAADAEPQAAKVLKLLRPAEGEEGPIWRQAESRLLILQAQRLNQGPERRALLSQARGLLNEAASRRPGWAPVPLTLSFVEDLDGNAPAAIRALEQARELGVRDRTSLLRLYRLYLGEGRTEQADALAAELQTLGLGDEDGLIARLNAESSLRQADPARALEQARAIVPADSEDYRDHLWLAQFLLAADQIDEAEAELRKALALAKGEPAPLISLVRLLAANDRRDEALEAIESAKNDLPADQAALTLARCYAALGDTDQAFAQFDRAIASAPKDPAPLRAAAETALITNQLPKSEDYLGKLARFGAEAPDDATWARRTLALIMAASGDPTKRREALDQLGTDQPAAGDAIVDELRTRAQVLTLQVDPESRRQAIRLLEQIIDQRAAGTPDDRYLLAQLFEADGQWSRAQQTMVSLLAEFGDNPTYVTRYVGWLLVPEPGRGHEPNPEAARPWIERLARLAPDTIQTAEAQARYLVATDKLDEAIAGLQRFADRQPDQLEAVALLVDRLDSPARAEPLYRRLVEQGDTPAPLLRLASALERQEGDRLAEAEQLYRQFATESSEPTAVFPLAGFFARQGRLDDALALCEQAVASCPPNAVANAVVALIFGRAANSDQLDRAATLVDQLRIKNPNEVEILFQLANLRSLQGRNDEVERLFRDSVRRAPGQPGPLNNLAWFLAISNRSKAPEALDLINQAIANVGPDPNLLDTRALVLLQLDRVDDAVNDLTLAISRSRQPDAIWYVHLAQAHLAANRRTEAAEALASARALGLDESTIPPVERSAFEQLTRTLGVSNGS, encoded by the coding sequence ATGATTAGGCGCCCGAATCTCAAGTTCCTCGTGGCGGTTGCCGTCCCGCTCCTCGCGGCCAGCGCCGGGGTGTATGCTCTGCATGGGGCACAAATCAAGCGGAGTGCGGGCCTCCTGCTTCAGCAGGCCGACCTGGCTGAGCAGGAGGGGGACCTCGACGAGGCTCTCAGCTACCTCAATCGCTATATCGGCCTGCGACCCGACGATGCCGAGGCCGCTGCGAAGGCCGGCCTGATCCGGGCGGACCAGGTGGACGACGGCAGAGAGGCGCTCCAGGCCTTCCTCGTCCTGGAACGGGCCTTGAGGCTGGATCCGAGCCGAGACGATGTCCGGCGCAAGGCGGTCGAGCTGGCGATGAGGCCCGACCTGGCGCGGTTCAATGACGCGGTCGTGCATCTGAAGGTCCTTCTGGACAAGGAGCCTGAGGACCCTGAGTTGCGGTTTCTGATGGCCAGCGCGCTGGATGGGGACCGGAAGGACGACGAGGCCGAGGAGGCGTATCAGGAAGCGTTAAAGGTCGATCCGCAACGAATCGAAACCTATGTCCGGCTAGCAGACTTGTACCGGGACCGGTTCGACAATGAGGCCGCGGCCGATCGGGTCATGGGGATCACCTCGACCATTGAAGGCCTCGTGGCGAACAATCCTGACGATGCCAGCGCCTATCTGGAACGCGGGCTCTATCGGGCCAGACACGAGCAGGAGGGGGTGGCCGAGGACTTCGACCGCGCCCTGGAGCTGGCTCCGAACGATCCGGAGGTCCTGCTCGCCTCGGCCGGAGTGGCTCTTGACCGGGAGAATCCCGACGAGGCGAAGGTCCTGCTAGAGCGAGCCCGCACGCAAGCCCCCGAGGATGTCCGCGTTGCTCAAGGTCTGGCTCGCCTGGCGATGCTCGACAACGACTCCGAGGCCGCCATCGCGAGCCTCCAGCAAGGGCTGGATACCATCTCCGAAGACGACACGGAGGCCCGTGTCCAGCTCCTCTTCAGCCTAGCCGAAACCCTCGTCGACGCGGGACGATTCGACGAGGCCCGCGAGCACTTTTCCGACCTCCGCCGCAACAACATCCGTCCTGGCCTGCTCGACTTCCTCGAAGGCAAGGCGCACATCGCCGAGGGGAACTGGCGAGAGGGCATCTCCTCGCTCGCAAACGCCAGGACGTCCCTTATCGATCAGGACGAGCTGACGTACCAGATCGACCTACTACTTGGAAACGCGTACGAGCGGATTGGCAATCCCGACCAGCGGCTCGCCTCGTATCGTCGCGCGGTGGCGACCAATCCGGTGGCCATTCCCGGCTTGCTCGGCCTGGCGTCGTCGCAGGCGGCACTGGGACGCTACCAGGAGGCGATTGCCGCCTACCGCCCGCTTGTCGATCAGGTTCCCGGCATTCGGACCGAGATCGCTCGCTTGAGCCTGGCCGAGGTCCTCGCTCGGCCCGAGAGTGCCCGCAACTGGGCTGCGGTCGATCGGACCCTGACCGAGGCCGAAGCCGATCAGCCCGATTCCACCGAACTGCCCCTGCTCAGGGCTCAGGCCTTGCTCGCCCGCAACCAGACCACCGCGGCCCGCGATCGGCTCGCCCAGGCGGTGAAGCAGCATCCAGAAGATCCAGCGCTCCGCTCGGCTCTCGCCTCCTTGATCGGCCGCGATGGCGATCGCGACGCCGCCCTGGAGGAGCTGGACGACCTGGAAGCTCGCGAGGGGGACACTGCCACCACTCGGATCGCCCGCATCAGCTACTGGGTTGCTCAGGGCGGTGACGAGGCCCGAGCGGCGCTCTCCGAACTGGAGCAGGGGATCGATTCGTTCGAGCCCGACGACCAGCGTCGGATCATCAATGCCCTAATCATCGCCCGTCGCCAGCTCGGCGACTTGACCGAGGCTGAGCGGCTCCTGGGCGACCTGGGCAAGCTCGTGCCCGGCGAGGTGGCCCTCCAACTCGTCGGCATGGAACTGACCCTGGCCGAGGACACCGACGAGGCACGGAAGGAGGTCGCCGCCGAGATCGACACGCTCCTGACCAAGCTGCCTCCCGAGGATCTGCCGATCCTCGCCCGCTTGTTTGACCTTGCCCTCGCGGCCGATGCCGAGCCGCAGGCTGCGAAGGTCCTGAAGCTCTTGCGACCGGCCGAAGGGGAGGAAGGCCCGATCTGGCGACAGGCCGAGTCCCGCCTGCTCATCCTTCAGGCCCAGCGGCTGAACCAGGGGCCCGAGCGCCGGGCCTTGCTCTCCCAGGCCCGAGGGCTCCTGAACGAAGCCGCCTCGCGCCGTCCCGGATGGGCTCCTGTCCCCTTGACGCTCTCGTTCGTCGAGGACCTCGACGGCAATGCCCCGGCCGCGATCCGGGCCCTTGAACAGGCCAGGGAGTTAGGCGTCCGCGACCGCACCTCTTTGCTCCGGCTCTATCGCCTCTATCTGGGGGAGGGACGCACCGAGCAGGCCGATGCGCTGGCCGCCGAGCTCCAAACCCTCGGGCTGGGTGACGAAGACGGCCTGATCGCCCGCCTCAACGCCGAATCGAGCCTCCGCCAGGCCGATCCGGCCCGAGCCCTCGAACAGGCCCGCGCGATCGTGCCGGCCGATTCGGAGGATTACCGCGACCATCTCTGGCTCGCCCAGTTCCTCCTCGCGGCTGACCAGATCGACGAGGCCGAGGCCGAGCTGCGCAAGGCCCTCGCGCTGGCCAAGGGGGAACCCGCCCCCTTGATCTCTCTGGTCCGGCTCCTGGCCGCCAACGATCGGCGCGACGAGGCTCTTGAGGCGATCGAATCGGCCAAGAACGACCTTCCCGCCGATCAGGCTGCTCTCACCCTGGCTCGTTGCTATGCTGCCCTGGGAGACACCGATCAGGCCTTCGCTCAGTTTGATCGCGCCATTGCATCGGCCCCCAAGGACCCTGCTCCACTGCGCGCCGCCGCCGAGACGGCCCTGATCACCAACCAGCTTCCGAAATCCGAGGACTACCTCGGGAAACTTGCCCGGTTCGGTGCCGAGGCCCCCGACGATGCCACCTGGGCCCGCCGCACCCTGGCCCTCATCATGGCCGCCAGCGGCGACCCGACCAAGCGTCGCGAGGCCCTCGACCAGCTCGGCACCGACCAACCCGCGGCCGGAGACGCAATCGTCGATGAACTGCGGACCCGGGCTCAGGTGCTCACCCTCCAGGTCGACCCCGAGTCCCGGCGGCAGGCCATCCGGCTCCTGGAACAGATCATCGACCAGCGGGCTGCGGGAACCCCGGACGACCGCTACCTGCTCGCCCAGCTCTTCGAAGCCGACGGCCAGTGGAGCCGAGCCCAGCAAACCATGGTCAGCTTGCTGGCCGAATTCGGCGACAACCCGACCTATGTCACCCGATACGTTGGCTGGCTCCTTGTCCCCGAGCCCGGCCGAGGGCACGAGCCGAACCCCGAGGCCGCCCGCCCCTGGATCGAGCGGCTCGCCCGGCTCGCCCCCGACACCATCCAGACCGCCGAGGCCCAGGCACGCTATCTCGTCGCCACCGACAAGCTCGACGAGGCGATCGCCGGCCTCCAGCGCTTCGCCGATCGCCAGCCCGATCAGCTTGAAGCCGTCGCCCTGCTCGTCGACCGGCTCGACTCCCCGGCCCGCGCCGAACCCCTTTACCGTCGCCTGGTCGAGCAAGGCGACACGCCGGCTCCGCTGCTCCGACTGGCCAGTGCGCTCGAACGACAGGAAGGGGACCGCTTGGCCGAGGCCGAACAGCTCTACCGCCAATTTGCGACCGAGTCATCGGAGCCGACGGCCGTCTTCCCGCTGGCCGGCTTCTTCGCCCGTCAAGGCCGGCTCGACGACGCCCTGGCCCTCTGCGAGCAGGCCGTCGCCTCCTGCCCGCCCAACGCGGTTGCCAACGCCGTCGTGGCCTTGATCTTTGGTCGAGCCGCCAATTCCGATCAGCTCGATCGAGCCGCGACACTCGTCGACCAGCTTCGGATCAAGAACCCCAACGAGGTCGAAATCCTCTTCCAGCTCGCCAACCTCCGCAGCCTCCAGGGACGCAACGACGAGGTCGAGCGCCTCTTCCGCGACAGCGTCCGGCGCGCACCGGGCCAGCCCGGCCCGCTGAACAACCTCGCCTGGTTCCTCGCGATCTCCAATCGTTCGAAGGCGCCCGAGGCCCTTGACCTGATCAATCAAGCGATTGCGAATGTCGGACCTGATCCGAACCTGCTTGACACGCGGGCGCTCGTCCTGCTCCAACTTGATCGGGTCGACGACGCGGTCAACGACCTCACCCTGGCGATCTCCCGATCCCGCCAACCCGACGCGATCTGGTACGTCCACCTCGCTCAGGCCCATCTGGCGGCCAACCGCCGGACCGAGGCGGCTGAAGCCCTGGCCAGCGCCCGGGCGCTCGGGCTCGACGAAAGCACGATTCCCCCCGTCGAGCGCTCTGCGTTCGAGCAGCTGACGCGGACTCTCGGCGTCTCGAACGGCTCCTGA
- a CDS encoding PEP-CTERM sorting domain-containing protein (PEP-CTERM proteins occur, often in large numbers, in the proteomes of bacteria that also encode an exosortase, a predicted intramembrane cysteine proteinase. The presence of a PEP-CTERM domain at a protein's C-terminus predicts cleavage within the sorting domain, followed by covalent anchoring to some some component of the (usually Gram-negative) cell surface. Many PEP-CTERM proteins exhibit an unusual sequence composition that includes large numbers of potential glycosylation sites. Expression of one such protein has been shown restore the ability of a bacterium to form floc, a type of biofilm.) produces MSRFSLALALFLGALAGTRSEAAIVLNFAAAEGSNISFTPVVPGTSASFTLTPGTVTLLNPGGRNFEITSVFNGLGDAVGLFGDISGSYTFGTPITVIGPLQTASLSGSGTLTLYSPSGNFTGTITGIDIASLGTGGLINTSGSINLTNVAYTGTNSDLIQLRDEATPNGGVTTLSFQFAQGVSLTTLLNNPFMSSYSGSITAVPVPEPGTVALALTGLPLLGLGYLSRRRRARA; encoded by the coding sequence ATGAGTCGCTTCAGTCTAGCACTGGCCTTGTTCCTTGGTGCCCTCGCAGGCACTCGTTCCGAGGCTGCGATCGTTCTCAACTTCGCCGCGGCGGAAGGATCGAACATCTCCTTCACGCCGGTGGTGCCCGGAACCTCGGCCTCCTTTACGCTGACCCCGGGGACTGTGACGCTGTTGAATCCGGGAGGTCGCAATTTTGAAATCACCAGCGTCTTTAATGGGCTCGGGGATGCCGTCGGGTTGTTCGGGGATATCTCCGGAAGCTACACGTTTGGAACCCCGATCACGGTCATCGGGCCATTGCAAACAGCGTCGCTGAGCGGATCCGGCACGCTCACCCTTTACAGTCCTAGCGGGAATTTTACCGGCACGATCACAGGAATTGACATCGCCTCCTTGGGAACGGGCGGTTTGATCAACACGTCGGGCTCCATTAACCTTACTAACGTTGCGTACACAGGGACCAACTCCGACCTGATTCAGCTCCGCGATGAGGCGACGCCTAATGGAGGTGTCACAACACTCTCATTCCAATTCGCGCAAGGCGTGAGCCTGACAACGCTCCTCAACAATCCATTCATGTCGTCCTACTCCGGTTCAATTACCGCTGTTCCGGTCCCCGAACCGGGTACGGTTGCCCTGGCTCTGACCGGCCTGCCGCTGCTGGGGCTCGGCTACTTGTCACGACGCCGTCGGGCCCGCGCTTGA
- a CDS encoding XrtA system polysaccharide deacetylase, giving the protein MNDSNQVVDSTPAPFSFPPDSGTTPEPCVILSFDVEEHYRIEAASHLSFSPEVKAQYAARVGPVTRWILEQLGERDIKATFFIVGELAKNDPGLVRDIHSAGHEVASHGWDHRRILAMTPGEFREDLRCSVDLLQQITGEAVCGYRAPTFSVVQHTTWAIDILAESGLLYDSSIYPVCHDRYGIPDAPCSPFLVEGPGGGRILELPPATLRIGGMNLPVGGGGYFRLLPTLFLKWGIRQSFRHGDPAVATLYFHPWEFDPGQPRLPLQGLSHVRTYSGIRRGRRRLVALLDEGHFGRAADIARRIDGAKCSTYPRTLSSEIVLNYQ; this is encoded by the coding sequence ATGAACGACAGCAATCAGGTGGTCGACTCAACGCCCGCACCCTTCTCGTTTCCCCCTGACTCCGGGACCACGCCCGAGCCCTGCGTCATTCTCAGTTTCGACGTTGAGGAGCATTACCGGATCGAGGCCGCCTCACATCTCTCCTTCTCTCCGGAGGTGAAGGCTCAGTATGCCGCTCGAGTCGGTCCGGTCACGCGCTGGATCCTCGAACAACTCGGCGAGCGGGACATCAAGGCGACCTTCTTCATTGTGGGTGAACTGGCAAAAAACGACCCCGGCTTGGTCCGAGACATCCACTCCGCCGGACACGAAGTCGCCAGCCACGGCTGGGATCACCGCCGCATCCTGGCCATGACCCCGGGTGAATTCCGCGAGGATCTCCGGTGCAGTGTTGATCTATTGCAACAAATCACCGGCGAGGCGGTCTGCGGATACCGGGCACCGACATTCAGCGTTGTCCAGCACACCACATGGGCAATCGACATCCTGGCCGAATCTGGCTTACTTTACGATTCGTCGATCTACCCGGTTTGCCATGATCGGTACGGCATCCCGGACGCGCCGTGCTCCCCGTTCCTGGTCGAGGGACCTGGCGGAGGCCGGATCCTGGAACTGCCACCCGCGACGCTCAGGATCGGGGGTATGAACCTGCCCGTCGGTGGCGGGGGGTACTTCCGTCTCCTGCCCACATTGTTCCTTAAGTGGGGGATCAGGCAATCGTTCCGCCACGGTGACCCGGCAGTGGCAACACTGTACTTCCACCCTTGGGAGTTTGATCCAGGACAGCCCCGTCTGCCGCTCCAAGGCCTGAGCCACGTCCGTACGTACTCCGGAATCCGACGCGGGCGGCGACGACTCGTTGCGTTGCTAGATGAAGGCCACTTCGGTCGGGCGGCCGATATAGCCCGGCGAATCGACGGTGCGAAATGCTCGACGTATCCTCGCACCCTTTCTTCAGAGATCGTGCTGAATTATCAATAA